One Nostoc punctiforme PCC 73102 DNA window includes the following coding sequences:
- a CDS encoding TerC family protein, which produces MLDQIFDYLDFHFSLEALIVLAILVLLEALLSADNAIALAAIAKGLEDKELERKALNFGLVVAYVLRISLILTATWVQQFWQFELLGAAYLLWLVFQHFTSEETKDEHHHGPRFNSLLQAIPVIAFTDLAFSLDSVTTAIAVSQEKWLVLTGATIGIITLRFMAGLFIRWLDEYENLEDAGYVTVAFVGLRLLLKVVNDNLVPPEWIMITAIFLILGWGFSKRVSTEVPQLEPEKSEVSK; this is translated from the coding sequence ATGCTAGACCAAATTTTTGATTACCTCGACTTTCATTTTAGCCTTGAAGCCCTTATAGTTCTGGCGATCCTGGTGCTTTTAGAGGCGCTGTTATCTGCCGACAATGCGATCGCTCTTGCTGCGATCGCAAAAGGGTTGGAAGACAAGGAACTTGAGCGTAAAGCCCTCAACTTTGGTTTAGTCGTTGCTTATGTGCTACGAATCAGCCTGATTCTCACTGCCACTTGGGTGCAACAATTCTGGCAATTTGAATTATTGGGCGCTGCTTATCTGCTGTGGTTGGTATTTCAACACTTTACCTCAGAAGAAACTAAGGACGAACACCATCACGGGCCGCGTTTTAATTCATTGTTGCAAGCGATACCTGTGATTGCATTTACAGATTTGGCATTTTCTTTGGATAGCGTGACAACTGCGATCGCAGTTTCTCAAGAAAAATGGCTAGTGCTGACGGGTGCAACAATTGGGATTATTACGCTGCGATTCATGGCGGGATTGTTTATCCGTTGGCTAGACGAATATGAAAACCTAGAAGACGCAGGCTATGTAACTGTAGCGTTCGTGGGCTTGCGCCTGTTGTTGAAAGTGGTGAACGATAATTTAGTTCCACCAGAATGGATCATGATTACTGCCATCTTCCTGATTTTAGGCTGGGGATTTTCCAAGCGTGTTAGCACTGAAGTGCCCCAATTAGAACCAGAAAAAAGCGAAGTCTCTAAGTAA
- a CDS encoding tetratricopeptide repeat protein: MTSQEQAKWCWHNWQPQAGLVLVVLDNVDDLTNWKNCRQILPTNNRFCVLITSRLRNLGLNVTEISLDELSPEKALNLLTALLGEKDRRVQREPETAVNLCKWLGYLPLGLQLVGAYLAEDPNLSLAKILQQLPTQQKSQLEAVFELSWQQLDFMTQCVGELLSLFAPDIIPWQLVESVSQQLNWAKADVDEARKQLYKRHLIQSVAEGESCYKIHPLIREFLQGKLAGLNTGDDLKKAFAAALVKIAQKIPESLTLEDIKSVQLAIPHLTEVAQNLIDAVEDENLTWVFTGLGKFYQGQGLYTLAAPWYEQGLSTVQTRLGEEHSHVATNLSWLASLYDFQGRYDQAEPLFLQALELSKRLLGDAHPDVANSLNCLANIYYYQGRYDQAEPLYLQALELRKRLLGDAHPLVANSLNCLANLYYSQRRYDQAEPLSLQALELSKRLLGDAHPDVANSLNCLANLYYSQGRYERAEPLYLQALKIYKQVFGVNHPNTVTVRQNLENARANK; the protein is encoded by the coding sequence TTGACTTCCCAGGAACAAGCAAAATGGTGCTGGCATAATTGGCAACCACAAGCAGGACTAGTTTTAGTAGTATTGGACAATGTTGACGATCTTACTAACTGGAAAAATTGTCGGCAAATACTACCAACAAATAACCGCTTCTGTGTATTAATTACAAGTCGGTTGCGAAATCTCGGTTTAAATGTCACAGAGATAAGCTTGGATGAACTGTCACCAGAAAAAGCTTTGAATTTGTTGACAGCTTTGTTGGGCGAAAAAGATAGGCGAGTGCAACGAGAACCAGAAACGGCAGTAAATTTATGTAAATGGCTGGGATATCTGCCTTTAGGTTTGCAATTAGTGGGCGCGTATTTGGCAGAAGATCCAAATTTATCTTTGGCAAAGATTTTACAGCAATTACCAACTCAGCAAAAGTCTCAATTAGAAGCTGTATTTGAATTAAGCTGGCAACAACTCGATTTTATGACACAGTGTGTCGGTGAATTGTTGAGTTTATTTGCCCCAGATATCATTCCTTGGCAATTGGTTGAATCTGTCAGTCAGCAGCTAAATTGGGCGAAGGCAGATGTTGATGAGGCGAGAAAGCAACTTTATAAGCGCCATTTAATTCAAAGCGTAGCAGAAGGAGAAAGTTGCTATAAAATTCATCCTTTAATTAGGGAGTTTTTGCAGGGTAAATTGGCAGGGTTAAACACAGGCGATGACCTCAAAAAAGCCTTTGCCGCAGCATTAGTAAAAATTGCTCAGAAAATACCTGAATCTCTCACTCTTGAGGATATTAAGTCAGTGCAACTGGCAATTCCCCATTTAACTGAAGTGGCACAAAATCTGATTGATGCTGTGGAGGATGAAAATTTAACTTGGGTTTTCACTGGCTTGGGCAAATTCTATCAAGGTCAAGGTTTGTATACCCTAGCAGCACCTTGGTATGAGCAAGGATTATCAACGGTACAAACCCGTTTGGGAGAAGAACATAGCCATGTTGCCACCAACCTTAGCTGGCTGGCAAGTCTCTACGATTTTCAAGGACGCTACGACCAAGCCGAACCCCTGTTTCTGCAAGCTTTAGAACTTTCTAAACGCCTGCTGGGAGATGCACATCCCGATGTTGCCAACAGCCTGAATTGTTTGGCAAATATCTACTATTATCAAGGACGCTACGACCAAGCCGAACCCCTGTATCTGCAAGCTTTAGAACTGAGAAAACGCCTGCTCGGAGATGCACATCCCTTAGTTGCCAACAGCCTGAATTGTTTGGCAAATCTCTACTATTCTCAAAGACGCTACGACCAAGCCGAACCCCTGTCTCTGCAAGCTTTAGAACTTTCTAAACGCCTGCTCGGAGATGCACATCCCGATGTTGCCAACAGCCTGAATTGTTTGGCAAATCTCTACTATTCTCAAGGACGCTACGAACGAGCCGAACCCCTGTATCTGCAAGCTTTAAAGATTTATAAACAGGTGTTTGGGGTAAATCATCCCAATACGGTTACTGTTCGGCAAAATCTAGAAAATGCTCGGGCTAATAAATAG
- a CDS encoding DUF1643 domain-containing protein — protein sequence MDIKGYAKFDITRKYRYLLRRKWDISLPQVTFVMLNPSIADDKKNDHTLTRCINFAKSWKYGSLEVVNLFAYCATNPRELCQVDDPVGPKNNCYIQVATKRAALIILAWGAGKYPRIQNREKEVLSLISDKQPLYCLVLTKYGYPHHPLRLSVSTQPIIFPSNSL from the coding sequence ATGGACATAAAAGGATATGCTAAGTTCGACATCACTAGAAAGTATCGCTACTTACTGCGCCGTAAATGGGATATAAGTTTACCTCAAGTTACTTTTGTGATGCTTAACCCAAGTATCGCCGATGATAAGAAAAATGATCACACTCTCACTAGATGTATTAACTTTGCTAAGTCTTGGAAATATGGTTCTCTTGAAGTAGTTAATCTATTTGCTTATTGTGCTACAAACCCCCGTGAACTTTGCCAAGTAGATGACCCTGTGGGGCCAAAAAACAACTGCTATATTCAAGTAGCAACAAAACGCGCTGCCTTAATTATTTTGGCATGGGGTGCGGGGAAATATCCCAGAATTCAGAACCGTGAAAAAGAAGTGTTAAGTCTAATTTCTGATAAACAACCTCTTTACTGCCTAGTTCTAACAAAGTATGGATACCCACACCATCCGTTACGTCTTTCAGTTAGTACACAACCAATTATTTTTCCTAGTAATTCTCTATAA
- a CDS encoding nucleoside triphosphate pyrophosphohydrolase family protein produces the protein MSIMNFSEYQTQALKTDQIPAVEGTELMIPLLGLVGEVGSLMTEYKKHLRDGDAHKLFKEGIAEELGDMLWYISNLASKFNLNLEEIAEDNLRKCRDRWGWRDSAQIEDKGTTYIFDNDFPENESLPRQFEVEITEISKDNSIKMKAFINKKQVGNDLTDNSYTSDGYRFHDVFHFSYAAVLGWSAVTRSMLKRKRKSNSSIDEVEDGGRAIAIEEGISALIFSYAKNHGFLERVSTLDYQILKTIKNMTCHLEVSQCSLGDWEKAILMGYDVWRQVEKNRGGRVVLDLDARLITYLKKSSLCSASVEIKH, from the coding sequence ATGTCTATTATGAATTTTTCTGAGTATCAAACACAAGCACTGAAGACAGACCAAATTCCTGCTGTCGAAGGTACTGAATTAATGATACCGCTACTAGGTTTAGTGGGTGAAGTTGGCTCATTGATGACTGAGTATAAAAAACATTTACGCGACGGTGATGCACACAAACTATTTAAAGAAGGCATCGCGGAAGAATTGGGAGATATGCTTTGGTATATTTCCAACTTGGCAAGCAAGTTTAACCTTAATTTGGAAGAAATTGCGGAAGATAATCTGAGAAAGTGCCGTGACCGTTGGGGATGGAGAGATTCAGCACAGATAGAGGATAAAGGTACAACCTACATATTCGACAATGACTTTCCTGAAAATGAAAGTTTACCACGACAATTTGAAGTAGAAATTACGGAGATAAGCAAAGATAACTCAATCAAAATGAAGGCATTTATCAACAAAAAACAAGTTGGAAATGATCTCACGGATAATTCCTATACAAGTGATGGCTACCGCTTTCATGATGTTTTCCATTTTTCCTACGCCGCAGTTTTAGGTTGGTCTGCGGTCACTCGTAGTATGCTTAAACGTAAGCGCAAAAGTAATTCTAGTATTGACGAGGTTGAAGACGGTGGACGTGCAATAGCCATTGAAGAAGGTATATCAGCACTTATATTTAGCTATGCCAAAAATCACGGTTTCTTAGAAAGAGTTTCAACATTAGATTACCAAATATTGAAGACTATCAAAAATATGACATGCCATTTAGAAGTTTCTCAATGTTCGTTGGGCGATTGGGAGAAAGCGATTCTGATGGGCTATGATGTCTGGCGACAGGTAGAGAAAAATCGGGGAGGAAGGGTAGTTCTTGACCTTGATGCACGCTTGATAACCTATTTGAAAAAGTCTAGCCTGTGTTCAGCCTCCGTAGAGATAAAACATTAA
- the ndk gene encoding nucleoside-diphosphate kinase has protein sequence MERTFLAIKPDGVQRGLVGEIIRRFETKGFTLVGLKFLKVSKELAEQHYGVHRERPFFGSLVEFITSSPVVAMVWEGDGVVASARKIIGATNPLTSEPGTIRGDFGINIGRNLIHGSDAPETAQQEIALWFKDEELVNWQPHITPWLHE, from the coding sequence ATGGAACGTACATTTTTAGCAATTAAGCCTGACGGAGTACAACGGGGATTAGTGGGGGAAATTATCCGTCGCTTTGAAACTAAAGGTTTTACCCTAGTTGGTTTAAAGTTCTTGAAAGTCAGTAAAGAACTGGCTGAACAACACTATGGTGTTCACCGGGAACGTCCCTTTTTTGGTAGTCTAGTCGAATTTATCACTTCTAGCCCAGTGGTAGCGATGGTATGGGAAGGTGATGGTGTCGTTGCATCTGCCAGAAAGATTATTGGTGCTACGAACCCCTTAACATCCGAGCCAGGAACAATTCGCGGTGATTTTGGCATCAATATTGGTCGAAACTTAATTCACGGTTCTGATGCTCCAGAAACCGCACAACAGGAAATAGCCCTATGGTTTAAAGATGAAGAATTAGTCAACTGGCAACCACACATAACCCCTTGGTTGCACGAGTAA
- a CDS encoding tetratricopeptide repeat protein: MKLKSKPKSAFVQPFSCMMLTILTVISLSPLALAVSGKVSLHPPEQDAQRQPQKLAQFSDTGPSERSQMLQQANALFNQGDLTGAEENLRKLIKKFPDDAFGHFQLGNVLFRQKKPEEAISAYQEAIRLQSKYALAYNAIGMVYASQSRWDEAMTEYKKALEINPNYGEALTNFALVLWQTNKKDEALSSLEKALNIFKAQNRGEKVNQVERILKEIKTADDPSVS, translated from the coding sequence ATGAAGCTGAAGAGCAAACCCAAATCAGCATTTGTTCAACCTTTTAGCTGCATGATGCTGACTATTCTAACTGTAATTAGTTTATCACCATTAGCGTTAGCGGTTTCTGGAAAAGTTTCTTTGCATCCGCCAGAACAGGATGCACAGAGACAACCACAAAAACTAGCACAGTTTTCAGATACAGGGCCATCAGAGCGATCGCAGATGCTGCAACAAGCCAATGCTTTATTTAATCAGGGAGACTTAACAGGTGCAGAGGAAAATTTACGCAAGTTAATTAAAAAATTTCCAGACGATGCCTTTGGACACTTTCAACTGGGAAATGTGCTTTTTCGGCAAAAGAAACCAGAAGAAGCAATTAGCGCTTATCAAGAAGCCATTCGTCTCCAGTCAAAATACGCTTTAGCTTATAATGCGATCGGTATGGTTTATGCTAGCCAAAGTCGCTGGGATGAAGCCATGACTGAATATAAAAAAGCTCTAGAAATCAATCCTAACTATGGCGAGGCCCTGACTAATTTTGCATTGGTATTGTGGCAAACAAATAAAAAAGATGAGGCGCTGTCTTCTCTAGAAAAAGCCTTAAATATTTTCAAAGCACAGAATAGAGGTGAAAAAGTTAACCAAGTCGAACGAATATTGAAAGAGATCAAAACTGCTGACGATCCTAGTGTTTCCTGA
- the acs gene encoding acetate--CoA ligase, translating to MSEPNIESILQENRLFHPPSEFSQNAHIKSLDDYKRLYEKAKADPEQFWADLAGTELEWFQKWDTVLDWQPPFAKWFVGGKMNISYNCLDRHLTTWRKNKAALIWEGEPGDSRTLTYAQLHREVCQFANVLKQLGVQKGDRVGIYMPMIPEAAIAMLACARIGAPHGVVFGGFSAEALRDRLIDATAKLVITADGGWRKDAIVPLKEQVDKALADGAVPSVENVLVVKRTGQETYMQLGGRDHWWHDLQKSASADCPAEPMDSEDMLFVLYTSGSTGKPKGVVHTTAGYNLYTHITTKWIFDLQDTDVYWCTADVGWITGHSYIVYGPLSNGATTVMYEGAPRASNPGCFWDVIEKYGVNIFYTAPTAIRAFIKMGEQHPNARNLSSLRLLGTVGEPINPEAWMWYQKVIGGDRCPIVDTWWQTETGGIMITPLPGAIPTKPGSATLPFPGIIADVVDLEGNTVPNNEGGYLAVRHPWPGMMRTVYGDPERFRRTYWEHIPPQDGKYTYFAGDGARQDEDGYFWVMGRVDDVLNVSGHRLGTMEVESALVSHPAVAEAAVVGKPDELKGEEVVAFVTLEGTYQGSEELSKELKQHVVKEIGAIARPGEIRFTDALPKTRSGKIMRRLLRNLAAGQEVSGDTSTLEDRSVLDKLREGT from the coding sequence ATGTCAGAACCAAATATCGAATCAATCCTCCAAGAGAACCGCCTTTTCCATCCTCCTAGTGAATTCTCGCAGAACGCCCACATTAAAAGCTTGGACGACTACAAGCGTCTCTATGAAAAAGCCAAAGCCGATCCAGAGCAATTTTGGGCAGATTTGGCTGGAACAGAATTAGAATGGTTCCAAAAATGGGACACGGTGCTAGATTGGCAACCGCCTTTTGCGAAGTGGTTCGTTGGCGGTAAGATGAATATTTCTTACAACTGCCTTGACAGACACCTCACTACTTGGCGCAAAAATAAAGCAGCCTTGATTTGGGAAGGAGAGCCAGGTGATTCGCGTACCCTAACTTACGCCCAACTACACCGGGAAGTCTGCCAATTCGCCAATGTATTGAAGCAACTGGGTGTACAAAAAGGCGATCGCGTTGGAATCTATATGCCGATGATTCCTGAAGCTGCGATCGCAATGTTAGCCTGTGCCAGAATCGGCGCACCACACGGCGTAGTATTTGGTGGTTTTAGTGCCGAAGCTTTGCGCGATCGCTTAATTGATGCCACAGCTAAATTAGTAATCACGGCTGATGGTGGTTGGCGCAAAGATGCGATCGTTCCTCTCAAAGAACAAGTAGATAAAGCCTTAGCTGATGGTGCTGTTCCCAGCGTCGAAAATGTCCTAGTTGTTAAGCGCACCGGACAAGAAACTTATATGCAATTGGGGGGACGCGATCATTGGTGGCATGATTTACAAAAAAGTGCATCAGCAGATTGTCCCGCCGAACCGATGGATAGTGAAGATATGCTATTTGTCCTCTACACTTCTGGTAGCACCGGCAAACCGAAGGGCGTAGTGCATACAACTGCTGGTTATAATCTGTATACCCACATCACCACTAAGTGGATATTCGACCTGCAAGACACAGATGTATATTGGTGTACCGCAGATGTAGGCTGGATTACGGGACACAGTTACATTGTCTACGGTCCCCTTTCCAACGGTGCAACGACTGTGATGTATGAAGGTGCGCCCCGTGCTTCTAATCCTGGCTGTTTCTGGGATGTAATTGAAAAATACGGCGTTAATATTTTTTATACTGCACCTACGGCAATTCGGGCATTTATTAAGATGGGTGAACAACATCCTAATGCGCGAAACTTGTCTTCGTTGCGTTTGCTGGGAACCGTCGGCGAACCCATTAACCCAGAAGCTTGGATGTGGTATCAGAAAGTAATTGGTGGCGATCGCTGTCCAATTGTTGATACTTGGTGGCAAACGGAAACTGGCGGTATCATGATTACACCGCTACCAGGAGCAATCCCTACTAAACCAGGTTCTGCAACTCTTCCCTTCCCAGGAATTATTGCAGATGTCGTGGATTTAGAAGGAAACACCGTACCCAATAACGAAGGCGGTTATCTGGCGGTGCGCCATCCGTGGCCAGGAATGATGCGGACAGTTTACGGCGATCCAGAACGCTTCCGCCGCACTTATTGGGAACACATTCCGCCCCAAGATGGTAAATATACTTACTTTGCTGGTGATGGCGCTAGACAAGATGAAGACGGCTACTTTTGGGTAATGGGTCGTGTGGATGACGTACTGAATGTATCAGGACATCGCCTTGGTACAATGGAAGTAGAATCAGCTTTAGTTTCGCATCCAGCCGTTGCAGAAGCGGCGGTAGTAGGTAAGCCGGATGAACTCAAAGGTGAAGAAGTAGTTGCTTTTGTGACTTTAGAAGGCACTTATCAGGGAAGTGAGGAACTGAGTAAAGAACTCAAGCAGCACGTCGTCAAAGAAATTGGTGCGATCGCACGTCCAGGAGAAATTCGCTTTACTGATGCTTTGCCCAAAACGCGATCGGGTAAGATTATGCGGCGCTTATTGCGGAATCTAGCTGCTGGGCAAGAGGTATCTGGTGATACTTCGACGTTAGAAGATAGAAGCGTGTTGGATAAATTGCGGGAAGGTACGTAA
- a CDS encoding nucleotide kinase domain-containing protein, with translation MQVRQEIFDTYWRFAAMRQEVFFNKINNVPPPWTSDPIINTYKFCNAYRASDRVSQYLIKKVIYDQNRSQNEEEVILRILLFKIFNKIETWEYLENKIGDYITLSNFDSNVYSDILQEAMNLGYVIYTSAYMSCASKEFGYDKKHQNHLALLDKMVAQDRVVNHIVKAKNFEDVFKIIQEYPLLGKFMAYQLATDINYSEIINFEENSFTIAGPGAERGISKCFVDTDGKTYTDIIHWMTENQEKEFQRLGLNFQSLWGRPLQAIDCQNLFCETDKYCRAAFPELKSNRKKIKSKFTSTPHAIDYFYPPKWCINDKVQESLAQRLPTLEITNLQILNNSNCQQLSLELDSQVKTTSEIPNNVSKQYKKSEQETQRKKSKVLQNIEIEKHKQLCLF, from the coding sequence ATGCAAGTAAGACAAGAAATTTTTGATACCTATTGGCGATTTGCTGCTATGCGGCAGGAAGTATTTTTCAACAAAATTAACAACGTACCACCACCGTGGACGAGTGACCCGATCATTAATACTTATAAATTTTGTAATGCATATCGAGCAAGCGATCGCGTTTCACAATATCTGATCAAAAAGGTGATTTACGATCAGAATAGGAGCCAGAATGAAGAAGAGGTAATTTTACGGATTCTACTATTTAAAATTTTTAATAAAATAGAAACATGGGAATACTTAGAAAACAAAATAGGAGACTATATAACACTGTCTAATTTCGACTCAAATGTATATTCAGATATATTACAAGAGGCTATGAATCTTGGATATGTCATTTATACCAGTGCATATATGTCTTGTGCCAGCAAAGAGTTTGGTTATGATAAAAAACACCAGAACCATTTGGCATTACTTGATAAAATGGTTGCCCAAGATAGAGTGGTCAATCACATAGTCAAAGCCAAAAATTTTGAAGACGTTTTTAAGATTATTCAAGAATATCCATTGCTAGGTAAGTTTATGGCTTACCAATTAGCGACAGATATTAACTATAGTGAAATTATCAACTTTGAGGAAAACAGTTTTACTATAGCAGGACCAGGAGCCGAACGTGGTATCAGCAAGTGTTTTGTCGATACAGATGGTAAAACATATACTGATATAATTCATTGGATGACTGAAAACCAAGAAAAAGAGTTTCAGCGTTTGGGGTTAAATTTTCAATCACTCTGGGGTCGTCCACTACAGGCTATAGACTGTCAAAATCTTTTTTGTGAAACGGATAAATACTGCCGAGCAGCATTTCCCGAATTGAAAAGTAATCGCAAAAAAATCAAATCAAAATTTACTTCAACGCCTCACGCAATTGATTATTTTTATCCACCCAAATGGTGCATTAATGATAAAGTTCAAGAAAGTTTAGCACAGAGATTGCCAACATTAGAGATTACTAATTTGCAAATATTAAATAATAGTAATTGTCAGCAATTATCTTTGGAACTAGATTCTCAGGTAAAAACAACATCTGAAATTCCGAATAATGTATCAAAACAATATAAAAAATCTGAACAAGAGACTCAGAGAAAAAAATCAAAAGTTTTACAAAATATAGAAATTGAAAAGCATAAACAGTTGTGTCTGTTTTAA
- a CDS encoding dCTP deaminase domain-containing protein, whose amino-acid sequence MSFWSSQTLSSRLPSLIEPFNEDQIQSASYELCLGEEVYISALPDTPLKERKKIILSDKETVPIPPGQFAFLITSETVKVPDNALAFISIKFKFKSKGLINVSGLHVDPGYNGKLIFAVYNAGPLHLHIGRGEKVFSIWYADLDKDDDKPRKKLGYDLIPTDLMNSPDSVASLPSLVKRLDDLEKKVENYSIKQTLVLTITIGVLLAFAKPIVDIFIQPLLNMIKSSLVIY is encoded by the coding sequence ATGAGTTTTTGGTCATCACAAACTTTAAGTTCTCGTCTTCCCAGTTTAATTGAACCATTTAATGAGGATCAAATTCAGTCTGCATCATACGAATTGTGCTTAGGAGAAGAAGTTTATATTTCAGCCCTTCCTGATACACCTCTCAAAGAACGGAAAAAAATTATTCTTAGTGATAAAGAAACTGTTCCTATCCCTCCAGGACAGTTTGCATTTTTGATAACTTCTGAAACAGTCAAAGTTCCTGATAATGCACTTGCATTCATTTCGATTAAATTTAAATTTAAGTCAAAGGGGCTAATTAATGTTTCAGGTCTTCATGTCGATCCAGGCTATAACGGTAAACTAATTTTTGCTGTTTATAATGCTGGGCCTCTTCACCTTCATATAGGAAGAGGTGAGAAAGTTTTTTCTATATGGTATGCAGATTTAGATAAAGATGATGATAAGCCACGAAAGAAGCTAGGTTATGATTTAATTCCCACTGATTTAATGAATAGTCCTGATTCAGTTGCTTCTCTTCCTTCTTTGGTAAAACGTTTGGATGATCTGGAGAAAAAAGTAGAGAATTATTCTATTAAACAGACTTTAGTATTGACGATTACTATTGGAGTTTTACTTGCTTTCGCAAAGCCAATAGTGGATATATTTATACAGCCATTACTCAATATGATTAAATCTTCTCTTGTCATCTATTAA